The segment AAACATTTTTTCAGCTACTTCAGGATACAGCTTTTTTATACATTCGGGGCATAGGCTATGCGTAAAGTCTAAATTATGACTTTTGGCTAAATATGTTTCGATGTGCTCCCAATCATTATTTTCTGTCCTGATTTTTTTACAAGAAGAGCAGATAGGTAATAGCTCTTTTAATGTTTTTATTTCATCCATAGCTTGTTTTAGCTCATTTTGTTTGGCAAGTAACTCTGACAGAATTTTATTATAGTTTTTAGACAGGTAATAAAGCTCTTTAACTTTATATGACTCACCTTCTTGTATAAATTCACCCTTTCTTATTTTGGTCAAAATATGTTTAAAAGGCCTGAAGAAATATAGTCCGTAAAATTTATAAGTATCGCGAATGCCTAAAAAGAGTAAAGTGAATATTAGTATTTCTAAAGCTAAAATTATTAAAATGAACTTATAAATACTTTTTTTGAAAATTGATATTTTTAGAATGATATTTCCGGTCATCTTTATATTGCCATAATTGAATTGGGATATTTTATAATATATACTTTTTAAGAAGAAGGTATCTGTTACAAATTCATTTTTATCTGACATTAAATAAGTTTCTAATTTTTTATCAATTATAACTTTTTTACCGTTAGCTACATCAAAAACATCTAAATAGTCACCACCACCGGCATAGAGTAAAGATAATTTTATATCATTATCATAGTTGGTCAGACCGGAGAAAACTTTGAGATAATCAAAACTAATGCCAATTTGTAAAAAATTGTCAACTTCCGGCAGATAGGAAAATGTGTATATTTTAAATGAATTTGATGCGGGGGTGTAAACAGGAAATGTAATGTCCACGTATGAAGGGTCTTTTTTCCCTTTAATTTCTTTTGCTAATTTAGCTGCATCTTCAAATTGCTTTAAATCCAGCCCTTTTTCACTTTTAAATGTAGTGTCTGTTATTATGAGATTATTATTGATTATAGCTATATCTGCTCCCCTGCCAAAAGTATACTCAAGCTCTTTTTTGGCCGCTTTTAAAAAGCTATCGGTGTCAGAAAATGTTTTATTTATAAGCAAATATGCTAACTCATTATGTTTTTGAGTTAGTTTTTGTGTAAGGTTTTCAGCCCTTTTATGCTCAATTTGCAAATAGTACTTTGTTATTTGAAAAAGATTGTTAGCGATGCTCTTATAATGCATAATAGAGTAAAAATAGATGGAGTATACTGTTACAGATAATATTAAAAAGAAAAGGATGGATATTACTATTGTGAGTTTAATTTGTTTATTGGTAAGAAGTTTAAATATTGTTTGCATATTTTTTTATAATTGTAATTTAGAAATTATGCAAGATAACTCTAAAAAAAGATTAGTATAAATTAACAGATTATGGTATCATTTAACGAGTAAAAGATTGGGGATTAATTTTATAATGATTTCAAATTTGTGCATAAAGGTTGGGAAATTTACTGTAGAGTCTTTTATTACTTTCACAGAATTTTTAGGGTTTTCCTTTGTAGTCTTAAAAAAGCTTATACATTTTAAAATATTAAATCCTGCAATAAGGCTTGTTTTTTTTAGACAGGTTTATTTTACCGGTGTGCAAATTTTAAATATATTTGTGTTGATTTCTTTTGTTATGGGGCTCGTATTTGTAGGGTTTTTAACTCAATTTTTAATAAAACTAAACGCTTATCAAGAGATTGGTCAGGTATTATCTGTATTAATAATTAGAGAGCTTGCACCCTTAATATCTGTCATTATGCTCGCTCTTCGTTCTTCTACCGCAGTTTCTGCTGAAATTGCAGTTATGAATATTACTGGAGAGACAAATACACTGAAAATGTACAAAATAGATTTGATAGATTATCTTTATATACCTCGAATACTTGCAGGGCTAATTGCTATGGTGTGTCTATCGTCATTTTTTACTTTCTTTTCTTTGGCGGGCGGGTATTTTTTACTTAGTATTCAGATGGGTGCAGATTTTATTTATATAATAAATGTGATTCTTGATTATATATCATTCAGCGATATTTTATGTTTTTTGTACAAAGCATTTTTATTCGGATTTATTTTGATGGCAATCCCAATATTTACTTCAAAAAATGTTAAGACAGCAAATACCGAAATCCCTATTGCACTGCTTAAAGGGATGATGCGACTTTTCTACGGTATAATATTTGTTGAGATTACAGGGTTTTTGATATGAAAATTTATTGGATAGATAATTATGTTAAGGATAAGGTAATTATTGGTGAGATTTTACAGTCTTTTCATGGAAAAGTAGCTTTGATAAATAGAAGATTTCCATTGATAAGTAATTTATCCGTTCTTGAAAACATTATTCTTCCTGCCTCATATTATTCTGATAATAAATATCTATTTTTTAAAGATAGGGTAGCAGAATATTTGAATAGGTTTGAAATGCTTCAAAAGATGCATTCAAGGCAGAATGAGTTAAGTAAATTTGAAAACTTTGTTGTAAGATTCTTACAGGCTTATTTTTCACCTTTTGAAAAAATTATAGCGGTTAATGAGCTTTATGAGTTTCATGATAATGAAAGGATATCAATTTTTCAGTTTTTAAAAGCTGAAAAAAGTGACAATGTGCTTTTTATGGAGTATAATAGGTATAAAGATATATATGAAGGGATAGAATATCAAAATATAGAGGATTATAAAAATTGGCTGATCCAAGATTTAAAAATTTAGAGTTTAAGGTTGGTCTTTTTGTATTAGCAGCTTTCACTATTATTGCGGTGGTGTTTGTACTTATTGGAATTAACAAAAAAGTTTTTGTAAAAAAGACTAAGATTTTTATTAATTCCTCTTCCGGTGAAGGTGTGAAAAAAGGTATGCCTGTCATATTTTCAGGGTTTCAGATAGCAAGGGTTGACTCTGTAAACCTGAAAGATACCGGTGAAGTGGTTATGAAGGTCAGTATCCCAAATAATTATGCTAAATGGATTAAAGTAGACTCAACGGCAAAGCTTGCCTCTCAAAACTTTATCGGCTCTTCTTCCATTGTCTTTGAGGGTGGGGCGGGGGAGCAAATTAAGGATGGA is part of the Deferrivibrio essentukiensis genome and harbors:
- a CDS encoding ABC transporter permease, yielding MISNLCIKVGKFTVESFITFTEFLGFSFVVLKKLIHFKILNPAIRLVFFRQVYFTGVQILNIFVLISFVMGLVFVGFLTQFLIKLNAYQEIGQVLSVLIIRELAPLISVIMLALRSSTAVSAEIAVMNITGETNTLKMYKIDLIDYLYIPRILAGLIAMVCLSSFFTFFSLAGGYFLLSIQMGADFIYIINVILDYISFSDILCFLYKAFLFGFILMAIPIFTSKNVKTANTEIPIALLKGMMRLFYGIIFVEITGFLI